Below is a window of Candidatus Dadabacteria bacterium DNA.
CGACCGCCTCTTTTACGCCGCCCAGTTCCGTTTCCGCAAGGCCGATGACGGCCGCTTTCCAGCCCCTCTTTTCGCAGTATCTGGAATACATTCCCAGAAGGTCGGAGGCAAACAGCGCGGCTTCCTCCCCCCCGGCGGCAGGGCGTATCTCAAGGATGACATTTCTGGTGTCGTCCGGGTCTTTGGGCGCGAGAAGTTCGGCAAGGTTTTTCTCGCACCGCTCGCGCTCAATCTCAAGCGACTCTATCTCCGCGCGGGCGAGTTCGCGCAGTTCGGCGTCTTCCAGAAGCGCCGTGTTCTCGTCTATGCGCTCAAGTATCTCCCTGTAGCGCCCGTATGCGCGGACGGTTTCCTCCGCCGCGGACATCTCCCTTGACAGTTTCACAATCTCTTCGGGGGCGATTCCGGGGCGTGAAAGCCGTTTCTCGCTGTCGCGGTATCCGGCTTCGGTTTCATCAAGCGTTTTCAGGGTCGCGGGGCTCAGCATAGCAGTCCGGTATGCTCCCATACCTTGAACAAATTACAAGAAAGCATTAAAATGGACAAATTACGGCTATGGACTCAGGCCTTGAAAACACGGTTCTCAGATGCGCGCAACTCGCCGAAGAGTTGGCGGAGGATTATGAAGACCTTGTTATGGAAAACAGGGAGTTGAGAAACACTGTTGAGAGGCTTGAGCGTGAGAGACGTGAGTTTGGAAGAAGATTGGAAAACGTGTCCGGAAAAATCAGGGAACACATGAGGACGAGGGCGTAACCCGTGCGGGATGTTGACATAAACGCCTTCGGGGCCCGATTCCGCGTGAGAACCGAACCGGAGAATGAGCAGCGTGTGAAAAACGCGGCTCAACTTCTGGAGAAGCGCGTGGAGGAGGTGTCCGCAGACCTCAAGAGGACTATGAGCGGACGCATTCCCGATATTATCTTCTACGCCGCTCTTGGCATAGCCGAAGAACTGATCATGTCGAGGGAGCAAATTGAGGACGCTGAGAATTCAAAACGGGAGCGCGACGAGCGACTCCGGCAGGTTGTGGACAAGTCTCTTATCTCAAAGTTCACCAAGCTCAAGATGGCTTATGGAGCCGAGAGAAAGGGAGACGGGTAAAGAGCCGGAAACCGGCGGCGGTGGCGGCCGCCTCACAAAACAGAACATCCGCCGGCGCTACGCGAGCATAAGAAACGGCAAGCCGCCGTCTGTTCTCGCGGATTTGAGCGCGCGCGTTGTCGCCAACCTGTGCGGCGGGGCGCTGTTTGAGTCTTCACACACCATTGCGCTGTATGCGGCGCATGCGGGCGAGGTTGATTTGTCCGCCGCCGTTCCCCTCATCAGGGCGGCGGGAAAGAGGGCGTTTTTTCCGAGGGTCTGCCCGGAGGGGCTGCGCTTTTTTGAAGTCCGGTCAACGGACGAACTGTCGCCCGGCAGTTTTTCAATTCCGGAGCCCGCAGTTGACGCGGGGCGCGAGGCGCTTCCCTCCGGCTTGGACCTGATGGTGATTCCGGGGCTGTGCTTTGACCGCTTCGGTTTCAGGGTCGGCTCAGGGAAGGGGTTTTACGACCGCGCGACCGAGGGTGTTGACCCGGCGAGGGTTTGCGGCGCGGCGTATTCGTTTCAGTTGGTCAGTTTTGAAATTCCGGCGGAGTCGCACGACAGACGCGCGGGTTTTATCGTAACAGAGGAGGGCGTGTTTGGCGTCCAAACCAAAAGGGAAGGTGAAAAAAATGTTTGAATCGGTTTTCATGGCGGCTGCTGTCGCCGGTGTTGTGTGCTTTGCGGCGGGTTTTGTAATCCACCACCTGATCATCTCGTCAAAGGAGAGGCAGACGCTTGCAAGGAAGGGCGCGCTCGGCTCGCAGATAATTGAAAGGGCGAAGAGGGATGCGGCAAAAATAGTTGAAAACGCCAAGTCCAAGTCCGCCGATGTGACGCGCAGGAACAAGCGCGACCTTGAGCGTATTGAGAAGGACAGGCGGCGGCAGTCCGCCTCGCTTGAGCAGGAGGCGGCAAAGGCGCGGGCAAGCGCGGACAGCAAGATGAAGGAGGCGGAGGAAAAGGAGATGGACTTGAGCCGCCGCCGCAACAGTCTTGACTCGCTTGAGAAGTCTCTCAAGGAGAGGCATTCGGAAGTGGACGGGATGAAACGCGACATGACCCGGCGTCTTGAGGAGTTGTCCGGGCTTTCCGCCGAGGAGATCAAGGCGGACATGATGCGCTCCATTGAGGAGGAGGCGAAAAAAGAGGCGTCTCTGCGGGCGAGGGAGATAGAGGAGGCGGCGGAAAACGATGCGAAGGATACCGCGATGAAGGCGGTTGCGCTTGCCGTTCACAGGTATGCCGGTTCATACACGGCGGAAAACACCTCGTCCACGATTGCGCTTCCCGACCCTGATATCAAGGGCAAGATCATCGGGCGCGAGGGCAGGAACATACGGGCGCTTGAGGTGCGAACCGGCGTTGATTTCGTGATGGACGAGTCGCCCGACACGGTGGTTCTCACCAGTCTTAACTCCCTGCGCCGCGAGATTGCGGCGGTTTCCCTCAACCGTCTCATAGAGGACGGCAGGATTCATCCGGCGAGGATTGAGGAGATTGTGTCCGATGTTGAGGAGGAGATAGGCGAGGAGATAAAGAAGGCGGGCAAGGAGGCGGTTTTTGACCTCGGCATACACGATATGGACCCCGAACTTGTGCGTCATGTGGGGATGCTCAAATACAGGAGGAGTTACTCCCAGAATGTGCTGAACCACTCAATAGAGGTGGCGTTTATATGCGGCATGCTGGCGGCGGAACTCGGCTACGACCAGAATCTTGCCAAGCGCGCCGCGCTGTTGCACGATGTGGGCAAGGCGGTTGACCATGAGGTTGAGGGCTCGCACGTGGAGATAGGGGCGGACCTTGCGAAGAAATACAAGGAGGATGAGCGTGTGGTGAACGCGGTCGCCCAGAGCCATGACTCGCGCGTTACGGATGTGCTTTCAATACTGGTTCAGGCGGCGGACGCCATATCGGCTTCGCGTCCGGGGGCAAGAAAGGAGAGTTACGAGAAGTACGTCCAGAGGATTGAGGACATAGAGGGGATAGCCAATTCCTTTTCGGGCGTCAGCAAGAGTTTTGCCGTCCGGGCGGGCAGGGAGTTGCGTGTGATAGTGGAGCACACCGCCGTGGATGAGGGTGAGAGCGAGGCGCTTTCAAGGGACATAGCGAAAAAGATTCAGGATGAGGTTACCTATCCGGGCAAGATAAAGGTGACGGTTATAAGGGAGACGCGGGCTGTGGCGTATGCGTCATGAGGGGGCGGTATGAAGTTTTCCCCTTACTTCCGGCGCATCAGGAATCAACGCCCTGACCGCCGGAGTATCAAGGATGAGTGGATACGGCGCGTAATTGACAACCCCATTCACAGGGAGATACAATCAAACGGCAGGATAAGGCTGTGGGGAAGAGTTGATGAGGTCGGGAAGATTCTCAGAGTTGTCTTGCTGGAGGACGGGGAAACGGTTTTTAATGTTTTCTTTGACAGGGGATTCAAGATAGGAGGTTACACACTGCATGAAGATTTCGTACTTTTCGGACACTGACACGGTTCTGTTTGACTTCTTGGACGGAAGAGCCGATGAGACCCTTCAAATCAAGGACAATGTATTTCTGGATTTTGACGAAGACGGCAGGTTGCTCAGCCTGACAATAGACCATGCCGGTTCTAATGGCGACCTTGGCAATCTCACGCTTCCAAGCGGCGAAAGCGTTAATTTGGGTCTGATTTCAGACGGGAAGTGAAAGGCTTTCCGGTTTACCCTTCTCAATATCCGCTTCCACTGTAGCGCTATCTGTCTATCTTTGACAAATCCCCGACCCTGAAAAATAAATCCTTCACCCGCGCAAGCAGGGCAAGGCGGTTGTTTCTTACCTTTGCGTTTTTGTCCATCACCATCACCGCGTCAAAAAACCCGTCCACCGGATTTTTCAGCCCCTCAAGCCGTTTCAGATGACCGGCGAGTCCGCCGCCGGTTGCTTTCTCAATCCTCTCAATCGCGCCGAGCAGTTTTTTCTCCTCCGTTTTCTCAAACAACTTCGCGCTGACCTTCCCGCCTTTGCTCTCCCCCGCTATGTTGACCACCCTCTTGAAAGACGCCGCCACCGCCGCAAACGATTTTGACTTCCTCGCCTCCTCAAGGGCGGCAAGCCGCTCCCGGCACTCCGGAAGACCGCCAAAGCCCGCCGATATGACCGCCTCAACGGAGTCCGCCTTTGCCCCGCTCTCAACCATCACGCCCCTGAACCTTCCCGCTATGAAGTCCGTCACTTCGGCGCAAATCTCATCCGTTTTCGCCGCCGGTTTGTCGGAGTAGGGCGCTTTCTCAAGGGTCTTCAACACAAAACCGGCAAGTTCCGGGACGCTGAAATCCAGCCCCCGGTCAAGCGCGATGTTTATCAGCCCTATCGCCTGCCGCCGCAGCGCCAGCGGGTCGGACGAGCCGCTGGGCTTCATTCCGAGATAAAAGCACGAACATATATTGTCAATTTTGTCGGCAATCGCCAGTATCGCGCCCGCGTCCGTGCGGGGCAGGGCGGAGTCCCTCGCAGTCGGCATATACTGCTCCTCAATCGCGGCGCACACACCGGCGTCCTCTCCCGCCGCTTCGCAGTAGCGCCTTCCCATGACGCCCTGAAGTTCGGGGATTTCAAACACCATCTGTGTCGCAAGGTCGGTCTTTGACAACTTTGCGGCGCGTTTCAGGGTTTTATCAAGCCCCGTTTTCCCCGCCATCCGGGCGAGTTTTGCCGCCACTTTTTCCAAACGCGCCGTTTTGTCCGCATAACTTCCCAGCCCGGACAGGAAGACCATCTTTTCAAGCTCCCCCGCCCTCTTTTCAAGAGGCGTTTTCAGGTCTTCGGAATAAAAGAACTCCGCGTCCGCAAACCTTGCGCGAAGCACCCTTTGGTTGCCCCGGATGACCGTTGCCGCGTCCTTCACGGGCGTTCCGCACACAAACACGAAATAAGGCAGAAGCCCGCCCGACTTTGAAAAAACCGGAAAGTATTTCTGGTGGCTCTTCATCACGCTGGTAAGCGCTTCGGCGGGCAGGTTCAGAAACTTTTTCTCAAACTCGCCGGACAGCACAAGCGGATGCTCCACAAGCCCGCGCACGGTTTCAAGCAGTTCGGGGTCTTTCCGGTAAACGCCGCCAAGCCGCCGCGTTTCCGCCTTCACCCCCGCCTCTATCGCTTTCATGCGCTCATCGGGGTCGGCAATGACAAAGTTTTTCTTCAGCCCCGACAGATACGACCGCCAGTCCGCCGGTTTGAACGGCTTTTTGCCCGCAAACCTGTGCCCCGACACCGATGCGGAAAACGGCACTCCGTCCATCTCAATCCTGAGCGGCCTGCCGCCGTAAAAGCAGGAGATTTTCCTTACGGGCCTCGCAAACGCGGCGGCGTCCTCCCGCCACCTCATTGATTTCGCGCACCGGACGCCCCTTATGACCTCCGGCGCGGCGCGGGCTATAATGCCGCCGGACTCGCCGCCCTTTGTCTTTTTTCTGAAAACAAGAAACCTGCCCTTTTCCCTTTCGGCGACCTCAAGCTCCTCCACCCGCGCGCCCTTGCTTTTTGCAAAGCCGAGAGCCGCCTTTGTGGGAGAGCCGTCCGCGCCGAACGCCGCCGCTTCGGAGGGCCCGAAACTCTCAACCGTCACATCCCCGGCGCGGGGGGTGACGCCGGAAACCAGAAGGGCGAAACGCCGGGGAGTGTGAAAACACACCACTTTGTCAAACCCGACCGCAAGCTCCCCGAGCCGCCGCTCAAAACCGCTTTTGAGTCCGTCCGCTATCTGCGGAGACATTCCGGACGGGACTTCCTCCACCGCCAGTTCAATAAAAAGGTCTTTTTTCATCGCCCCGCTTCCGCGCACGGGAGAAGTTTGCCCCCTTGCGTCTTGTCCGCCGCTCCTTTGGTGAAAGAGTCTTTTTTCATCGCTTTGCTTTTGCGAGCAGGGGAAAGCCCATCTCTTCGCGTTTTTTCAGCCACGCCCCGGCGCACGCGCCCGCCAGGGCGCGCACCCGCGCTATGTAGGTCTCCCTCTCCGCTATTCCCACCGCGCCGCGCGCGTCAAGCAGGTTGAACACATGGGAGCACTTCATGCAGTATTCATACGCCGGAAGCGGCAGCCCCTTTTCCGCAAGGCGCACGCACTCCGCGCCGAACTGCGGAAAAAGCTCCGCAAGGGCCGCTGTGTCCGCCTCTTCAAAGTTGTAGGTTGAGAACTCAAACTCGCTCTCCCTGTGCATCTCGCCGTAGGAAATGTCTCCCTCCC
It encodes the following:
- the rny gene encoding ribonuclease Y, which encodes MFESVFMAAAVAGVVCFAAGFVIHHLIISSKERQTLARKGALGSQIIERAKRDAAKIVENAKSKSADVTRRNKRDLERIEKDRRRQSASLEQEAAKARASADSKMKEAEEKEMDLSRRRNSLDSLEKSLKERHSEVDGMKRDMTRRLEELSGLSAEEIKADMMRSIEEEAKKEASLRAREIEEAAENDAKDTAMKAVALAVHRYAGSYTAENTSSTIALPDPDIKGKIIGREGRNIRALEVRTGVDFVMDESPDTVVLTSLNSLRREIAAVSLNRLIEDGRIHPARIEEIVSDVEEEIGEEIKKAGKEAVFDLGIHDMDPELVRHVGMLKYRRSYSQNVLNHSIEVAFICGMLAAELGYDQNLAKRAALLHDVGKAVDHEVEGSHVEIGADLAKKYKEDERVVNAVAQSHDSRVTDVLSILVQAADAISASRPGARKESYEKYVQRIEDIEGIANSFSGVSKSFAVRAGRELRVIVEHTAVDEGESEALSRDIAKKIQDEVTYPGKIKVTVIRETRAVAYAS
- a CDS encoding 5-formyltetrahydrofolate cyclo-ligase, coding for MEPRERETGKEPETGGGGGRLTKQNIRRRYASIRNGKPPSVLADLSARVVANLCGGALFESSHTIALYAAHAGEVDLSAAVPLIRAAGKRAFFPRVCPEGLRFFEVRSTDELSPGSFSIPEPAVDAGREALPSGLDLMVIPGLCFDRFGFRVGSGKGFYDRATEGVDPARVCGAAYSFQLVSFEIPAESHDRRAGFIVTEEGVFGVQTKREGEKNV
- a CDS encoding cell division protein ZapA, encoding MRDVDINAFGARFRVRTEPENEQRVKNAAQLLEKRVEEVSADLKRTMSGRIPDIIFYAALGIAEELIMSREQIEDAENSKRERDERLRQVVDKSLISKFTKLKMAYGAERKGDG
- a CDS encoding DUF2283 domain-containing protein — protein: MKISYFSDTDTVLFDFLDGRADETLQIKDNVFLDFDEDGRLLSLTIDHAGSNGDLGNLTLPSGESVNLGLISDGK
- the glyS gene encoding glycine--tRNA ligase subunit beta, producing the protein MKKDLFIELAVEEVPSGMSPQIADGLKSGFERRLGELAVGFDKVVCFHTPRRFALLVSGVTPRAGDVTVESFGPSEAAAFGADGSPTKAALGFAKSKGARVEELEVAEREKGRFLVFRKKTKGGESGGIIARAAPEVIRGVRCAKSMRWREDAAAFARPVRKISCFYGGRPLRIEMDGVPFSASVSGHRFAGKKPFKPADWRSYLSGLKKNFVIADPDERMKAIEAGVKAETRRLGGVYRKDPELLETVRGLVEHPLVLSGEFEKKFLNLPAEALTSVMKSHQKYFPVFSKSGGLLPYFVFVCGTPVKDAATVIRGNQRVLRARFADAEFFYSEDLKTPLEKRAGELEKMVFLSGLGSYADKTARLEKVAAKLARMAGKTGLDKTLKRAAKLSKTDLATQMVFEIPELQGVMGRRYCEAAGEDAGVCAAIEEQYMPTARDSALPRTDAGAILAIADKIDNICSCFYLGMKPSGSSDPLALRRQAIGLINIALDRGLDFSVPELAGFVLKTLEKAPYSDKPAAKTDEICAEVTDFIAGRFRGVMVESGAKADSVEAVISAGFGGLPECRERLAALEEARKSKSFAAVAASFKRVVNIAGESKGGKVSAKLFEKTEEKKLLGAIERIEKATGGGLAGHLKRLEGLKNPVDGFFDAVMVMDKNAKVRNNRLALLARVKDLFFRVGDLSKIDR